The genome window CCGCGTGCTGGCTACAACGTGTATGTGATGGGCGAACCGGGTACCGGACGCTTTTCCTTTGTGCAGCGCTATCTCAAGGCTGAAGGCAAACGCCAGGGCACCCCGGACGACTGGGTGTATATCAATCACTTTGATGAGCCGCGCGAGCCGCATGCCCTGCGTTTGCCACCCGGCCAGGGTTGCGGGCTGAGCGCCGATATCAGCCAGCTGATCGATAACCTGCTGGCGACCTTTCCTGCTGTGTTCGAAACACCGACTTACCAGCAGAAGAAAAGTGTCATTGAGCGCGCCTTCAACCAGCGTTACGACCGCGCGCTGGATATCATTGAAAAGCTGGCGCTGGAGAAGGGGGTGGCGCTTTACCGTGACAGCACCAATATTGCCTTCACGCCGATGCGCGAAGGCAAGGCGCTGGATGAAGCCGAGTTTTCCCAGCTTCCCGAGGTGGAACGCGAACGCTTTCATGATGACATTGCCGTCCTCGAAGAGCGCCTCAACGAAGAACTGGCCAGCTTGCCGCAATGGAAGCGCGAAACCAGCAACGAACAGCGCCGGCTGAATGACGAGACCATCACCCAGGCGTTGCAGCCGTTGCTTTCGCCGCTGGCGGAAAAGTATGCCGACAATGCCGGGGTGGGCGCCTATTTGCAGGCGATGCAGGTCAATCTGCTGAAAACCGTGATTGATCAGCTGGTCGATGACAACAAGTCCGATGCCGAACGGCGCCTGCTGCTCGAAGAGCAATACTCGCCCAGCCCGGTGGTGGGGCATAACGTCAATGGCGGGGCTCCGGTGGTTTTCGAGTCGCACCCGACCTATGACAACCTGTTCGGCCGTATCGAGTACAACACCGATCAGGGTGCTCTCTACACCAGTTACCGGCAGTTGCGCCCGGGGGCGTTGCACCGGGCCAACGGCGGCTACCTGATTGTCGAGGCAGAAAAGCTGCTGAGCGAGCCTTTCGTCTGGGATGCCCTCAAGCGCGCGCTGCATTCGCGGCAGTTGAAGATGGAATCGCCGCTGGCTGAACTGGGTCGCCTGGCAACGGTCAGCCTGACGCCCCAGGTGATTCCGCTACAGCTGAAGGTGGTGATCATCGGCTCGCGGCAGCTGTACTACACGCTGCAGGATGTCGATCCGGACTTCCAGGAGATGTTTCGCGTTCTGGTCGATTTCGACGAGGACATTCCGCTGGGCGAGGACAGCCTCGAGCAGTTTGCCCAGTTGCTGAAAACCCGCACTTCGGAAGAGTGCATGGCGCCCTTGACCGCTGCGGCCGTTGCCCGCCTGGCGACTTACAGTGCCCGCCTGGCGGAACACCAGGGACGGCTGTCGGCACGCATCGGCGACCTGTTTCAGCTGGTCAGCGAGGCGGACTTCATCCGCAACCTGGCTGGTGATCTGGTCACCGATGCCGGCCATATCGAGCGCGCCCTGCGCGCCAAGGAGACCCGCACCGGGCGGGTCTCCGCGCGGATTCTCGACGACATGCTGGCGGGCATCATCCTGATCGATACCGCTGGTGCGGCGGTGGGCAAGTGCAACGGCCTGACGGTGCTGGATGTCGGCGACTCGGCGTTTGGTGTGCCGGCACGGATTTCCGCCACGGTGTATCCGGGCGGTTCGGGAATTGTCGACATCGAGCGCGAGGTCAACCTTGGTCAGCCGATCCACTCCAAGGGCGTGATGATCCTGACCGGTTATCTGGGCAGCCGCTACGCCCAGGAGTTCCCGCTGGAAATCTCGGCGAGCATCGCGCTGGAGCAGTCCTATGGTTACGTTGATGGTGACAGCGCCTCGCTGGGTGAGGTCTGTACGCTGATCTCGGCCTTGTCACGGCAACCGCTGAAACAGTGCTTTGCCATCACCGGTTCGATCAACCAGTTTGGCGAGGTGCAGGCGGTTGGCGGCGCCAATGAAAAAATCGAAGGCTTCTACCGCTTGTGCGAAGCGCGCGGCCTGACCGGCGAGCAGGGCGTGATTGTGCCGCGCTCGAATGTGTCCTCGTTGATGCTGGATGAGCGCGTGCTGCAGGCCGTGCGTGCAGGGATATTTCATGTCTACGCGGTCAGCTGTGTGGACGAGGCACTGGCGTTGCTGGCCGGAGAACCGGCGGGCGCTCTGGACGATCAGGGCAAGTTTGCCGAAGGCAGTGTCAACGCACGGGTGGTGGAGCGACTGCGCGAGATTTCCCAGATGGGCATGGACGATGAGGACAAGCCGCTAGCTGTCGAGGAGAAAGCGGCGCCTGCTGCCCGCAAACCAGCGCGCAAGAAGACCCCGCCTGCTACCGGCGGCAGTTGATGGTTTTTTGTCCGGTGCGGCGCGAGCGTTGACAGTGCTTGGCTGCAGGCGGTTTTCCGAATGGCGTCCACAAGGTTATCCACATTATCCGGGGATAACCCTGCGCCATTCTGAACTAAGCTTACTGGTGTAGTCTGAAAACCAGTCTGGTCGAGGGTCGCCGCCATGCCGCGCAACCTTATCCTTACACGCGATTGTTCCGGGATACACACCCGTATCGAGTGCGAAATTCGCCCGCTGGCGGGTGACCGGGGCTTGTGGACGCTGATCTGTGCCGCGGGCATGAACGATGCACAACCTACAACGATCAAGGCGCAGGGGCCGTTTCATGGGCCTTGCGTGGCCGAGGGGTTGTTGCTGGCAATTACCCGGAGTCTGGCGCTGCAAGGCTATGCACAGACCGAGGGGCCAGCCATCTGGCGCCTGCATATTCAGGCCGAATTACGCCGATTGAATTCCGAGCGCTGTTGTCATCCGGGCGACTTCCAGTTCCGCCCCGAGTCCTGAATCTGCTGTTGCGGGGCCGTCAGGTTACCCAGGAAACCTTGCCGTAGAGCGCTTCAGCGCATTTTGCACACAGAGTTATCCACAGTCTTGTTCTGACCTTTCGTGGCGTGCTGCTGCTTTGCTGTGGCACTGCTGGGTATACTCTGCGCCGTTATTTCTGATTGATGGAAACCCCATGGAACGTTTTTTTGAGAATGCCATGTATGCCTCGCGCTGGTTACTGGCACCGA of Pseudomonas pohangensis contains these proteins:
- a CDS encoding Lon protease family protein encodes the protein MAASAVPALLLNPEELTRPFLPEQFNFATTEELEPFRGVLGQERAVAALQFGVAMPRAGYNVYVMGEPGTGRFSFVQRYLKAEGKRQGTPDDWVYINHFDEPREPHALRLPPGQGCGLSADISQLIDNLLATFPAVFETPTYQQKKSVIERAFNQRYDRALDIIEKLALEKGVALYRDSTNIAFTPMREGKALDEAEFSQLPEVERERFHDDIAVLEERLNEELASLPQWKRETSNEQRRLNDETITQALQPLLSPLAEKYADNAGVGAYLQAMQVNLLKTVIDQLVDDNKSDAERRLLLEEQYSPSPVVGHNVNGGAPVVFESHPTYDNLFGRIEYNTDQGALYTSYRQLRPGALHRANGGYLIVEAEKLLSEPFVWDALKRALHSRQLKMESPLAELGRLATVSLTPQVIPLQLKVVIIGSRQLYYTLQDVDPDFQEMFRVLVDFDEDIPLGEDSLEQFAQLLKTRTSEECMAPLTAAAVARLATYSARLAEHQGRLSARIGDLFQLVSEADFIRNLAGDLVTDAGHIERALRAKETRTGRVSARILDDMLAGIILIDTAGAAVGKCNGLTVLDVGDSAFGVPARISATVYPGGSGIVDIEREVNLGQPIHSKGVMILTGYLGSRYAQEFPLEISASIALEQSYGYVDGDSASLGEVCTLISALSRQPLKQCFAITGSINQFGEVQAVGGANEKIEGFYRLCEARGLTGEQGVIVPRSNVSSLMLDERVLQAVRAGIFHVYAVSCVDEALALLAGEPAGALDDQGKFAEGSVNARVVERLREISQMGMDDEDKPLAVEEKAAPAARKPARKKTPPATGGS
- a CDS encoding PA4575 family protein, giving the protein MPRNLILTRDCSGIHTRIECEIRPLAGDRGLWTLICAAGMNDAQPTTIKAQGPFHGPCVAEGLLLAITRSLALQGYAQTEGPAIWRLHIQAELRRLNSERCCHPGDFQFRPES